The Anolis sagrei isolate rAnoSag1 chromosome 6, rAnoSag1.mat, whole genome shotgun sequence genome includes the window ATttcgtgctgtctggaagcgccctgagtatcaccatcatcatcatgagccaacatgagccaacaatgtgatgtggcagcaaaaagagccaatgggattttggcctgcatcaataggagcatagtgtctagatctaaggaagtcatgctccccatgctctattccactttggttagaccactttacctggaatattgtgtccaattctgggcaccacaattcaagagagatattgagaagctggaatgtgtccagaggagggcgactaaaatgatcaagggtctggagaacaagccctatgaggagcggcttaaggagctgggcatgtttagcctgaagaagagaaggctgagaggagatatgatgagggccatgtataaatatgtgagaggaagccacagggaggaggagggagcaagcttgttttctgcttccctggagactaggacgcaagggaacaatggcttcaaactacaagagaggagattccacctgaacatgaggaagaacttcctgactgtgagagccgttcagcagtggaactctctgccccggagggagtgtggtggaggctccttctttggaagcttttaagcagaggctggatggccatctgtcaggggtgatttgaatgcaatattcctgcttcttggcagaatggggttggactggatgacccagaaggtctcttccaactctttgattctatgattctatgattctatcatcatcatcatcatcatcatcatttaataacttactaatcgccctccatctgagaattctctaggcaatttacagctaaattacaaaagatgaaatacatacatacaaaaattaaaaattaacagagatcgaatgttcatctagtaaaaagccaggtcttaagtgcgagagtaaaaggtcctCAGTCCCGCATGGCTCTCAtctagggcggcaaggaattccacaaggcaggggcagaaatggagaaagcccacctgcgcctggtcctttccaagtggacctctctaggacccggtatatggagtaggtcacgttgggctggtcgttgcgacctccgatgatgggagaaggagaggcggtccctaaggtacgatggaccctggccggaAAGAGTTtcaaaggtcagaactagcatcttatacagttggaagccaatgtcaatgttgcagcactagtgttctatggcatttcgtgggcgttcttgtgagtagcctggctgccgcattctgaacaatacggagcttttgggAAGGCCCACATACAAGGGGTTGCAATAGtgcagcctagacgtgaccgtggcatggatgactgttgccagagtcTCGTcagatagggagggtgccagttgcctcgcttgttgtagatggaaaaaggtcTGTTTGCTGGCAGTAgccacctgagcttccattgtcagctgtgaatccaggacgacacccaagctcttaacagtggtcgatggagatagggcggcaccatcgaaggtgggaaacggaggagtcagacctgccagagaatctcagtcttcgccgggttcaccttcagtctgctagcacgtagccaatTCGACAGAGCGTCCAGACattgggtgaaattgtctggaattgacttTGCTCcaagcgcagaaggagttgggtatcgtctgcatatgtaGGTGAGTCGCAGCTTGCTCACTCCTCAGGACCAGAAGGTCTTCCTCAGCTGCCAATCTGGCTGGGATGACCCACAATAAATTAGAAGAGCGCCTATTTCCTCGCGCCCTGACCACTTCCCCACTCCACGCAGTGTTGCTAAGTTGGGCTGGtcattgcgacctccgatgatgggagaaggagaggcggtccctaaggtacgatggaccctggccgtaaagagtttcaaaggtcagaactagcatcttatacagttggaagccaatgtcaattggctggtgttctatggcatttcatgggcgttcttgtgagtagcctggctgccgcattctgaacaatatgaaGCTTTCGAATCGTAGAcattggaaggccaacatacatgACATttcaatagtccagcctagacgtgaccatggcatggatgaccgttgccagagcctcgtcagatagggagggtgcccgttgcctcgcttgtcgtagatggaaaaaggtctgtttgctggcagcagcgacctgagcttccattgtcagctgtgaatccaaaacgacacccaagctcttaacagtggacgatggagatagggcagcaccatcgaaggtagGTCATGGAGGAGTCAGACCAGAGAATCTCAATCTTCGCCGGGTTCatcttcagtctgctagcacgtagccagttcgacagagcttccagacattgggtgaaattgtctggaattgacgttactccaggctccagatgcagaaggagttgggtatcgtctacATATGTAGGTGAGTCGCAGCTTGCTCACTCCTCAGGACCAGAAGGTCTTCCTCAGCTGCCAATCTGGCTGGGATGACCCACAATAAATTAGAAGAGCGCCTGTTTCCTCACGCCCTGACCCCTTCCACGCTGCACCCAGAGTTGCTaagttgggctggtcgttgcgacctccgatgatgggagaaggagaggtggtccctaaggtacgatggaccctggccgtaaagagtttcaaaggtcagaactagcatcttatatagaccatggtactcagttggaagccaatgtaagtgttgcagcactggtgttctatggcatttcatgggcgttcttgtgaggagcctggctgccgcattctgaacaatacgaagcttttgAGTCGTAGACATCgtaaggcccacatacagggcattgcaatagtccagcctagacgtgaccgtggcatggatgaccgttGCCAGAGTCTCGTcagatagggagggtgccagttgcctcgcttgtcgtagatggaaaaaggtctGTTTGCTGGCAGTAgccacctgagcttccattgtcagctgtgaatccaaaacgacacccaatCTCTTAACAGTAGTCGATGGAGATAAGgaggcaccatcgaaggtgggtcaTGGAGGAGTCAGACCAGAGAATCTCaatcttcgccgggttcaccttcagtctgctagcatgtagccagttcGGCAGAGCGTCCAGACATTGCGTgcaattgtctggaattgacgttgctcccggctccaagcgcagaaggagttgggtatcgtctgcatatgtaGGTGAGTCGCAGCTTGCTCACTCCTCAGGACCAGAAGGTCTTCCTCAGCCGCCAATCTGGCTGGGATGACCCACAATAAATTAGAAGAGCGCCTATTTCCTCGCGCCCTGACCCCTTCCCCGCTCCACCCAGAGTTGCTAAGTGGCTGCGTCCCCGAGCCCAATCTCTTTGCAGCCAGCCTCCTGTTTGAATTTGGTCATGCTTCCGAGGGGGACCGGAAGTGGGGCACAGGGCAGCAGGAGGGGTCCATGTGCCTGCAGGAAGGGGGGCAGGCTCTGGCCATGGTCCCCGGCGGAGTAGCGAGGGAGCAGCCGCCCTCCGGCGTGGGCCGCCAGATGAGCCTTCATCTCCTTCCGCCGGCTGAAGACGAGCCCGCACTCGGTGCAGGGGTAGACCCTCTCAACGGTGTGGGTGAGGTGGTGGGTGCGCAGGTTGCCCTTGTACTTGAAGCTCTTGCCGCACTCCAGGCAGGCGTAGGGCCGCTCGCCCGTGTGGATGCGCCGGTGCTTCATGAGGGTGGTCTTGAGGTTGAAGGTCTTGCCGCAGTCGGCGCAGGCGAAGGGCCGCTCCCCGGTGTGGATGCGCTGGTGGGTGATGAGGGTGCCCTTGCGGTTGAAGCTCTTGCCGCACTCCGGGCAGGCGAagggcttctccccggtgtggatGCGCCGGTGCTTGATCAGCTCCCCGTTGTGGCTGAAGCGCTTACCGCAGTCGGAGCACACAAAGGGCCGCTCCCCGGTGTGGATGCGCTGGTGGCGGGTGAGGTCCCCGTTGCGGCTGAAGCCCTTCCCGCACTGGGGGCAGCCGAAGGGACGGTCGCCAGCGTGGATCTTCTGGTGGAGGAGGAAGGTCTTCTTGGCGCAGAAGCCTTTGCCACACTCGCCGCAGACGAAGGGCCGCTCGCCCCGGTGGATCTTCTGGTGGGTGAGGAAGTTGGCCTTGCGGTTGAAGGCTTTGCCACACTCGGGGCAGGCGTAGGGCTTCTCGCCCGTGTGGATGCGCTGGTGCAGGACAAAGGTCTGCTTGGAGCAGAAGCTCTTCCCGCAGGCGGAGCACTCGAagggcttctcccccgtgtggatGCGCAAGTGGCGCATCAGGTCCCCTTTCTGGCTGAAGCGCTTCCCGCACTCGGAGCACGGGAagggcttctcccccgtgtgcACACGCAGGTGCGTGATCAGGTTGCCACGGTGCTGGAAGCGCTTGCCGCACACGCCGCAGTCAAAGGGCCGCCCGGCC containing:
- the LOC132779107 gene encoding gastrula zinc finger protein XlCGF57.1-like, with the translated sequence MEGKLWESSGAVCAALGNEMVVKEEPEDELCIGCPLNPPGTEKEVHFGPTAGTQGGFAVKTEPEDGLHSNGSWEYSDRESGSDTDSSDPSPDVIVKMELEEEAPHFPCSPKPNPDPCGDHSVNLGTQVAAGPMAESGPSPSVESEKRSLPPSMDAPKDPECPATKTYTPAGRPFDCGVCGKRFQHRGNLITHLRVHTGEKPFPCSECGKRFSQKGDLMRHLRIHTGEKPFECSACGKSFCSKQTFVLHQRIHTGEKPYACPECGKAFNRKANFLTHQKIHRGERPFVCGECGKGFCAKKTFLLHQKIHAGDRPFGCPQCGKGFSRNGDLTRHQRIHTGERPFVCSDCGKRFSHNGELIKHRRIHTGEKPFACPECGKSFNRKGTLITHQRIHTGERPFACADCGKTFNLKTTLMKHRRIHTGERPYACLECGKSFKYKGNLRTHHLTHTVERVYPCTECGLVFSRRKEMKAHLAAHAGGRLLPRYSAGDHGQSLPPFLQAHGPLLLPCAPLPVPLGSMTKFKQEAGCKEIGLGDAAT